The sequence CGGCCGCCTCTTCTGGGAACGGCTGGGAACCTTCGGCGCGGTGGACGCCGTGGGGGGCCCCACCCTGGGGGCCGACCCACTGGCCACCGCGACGAGCCTCGTCTCCGGCCTCCAGGGGGCGGGGTTGCCCGCCTTCATCGTGCGCAAGGAACCCAAGGGCCACGGAACCCAGAGCTGGATCGAAGGCAAGCAAAACCTCGCCCCGGGCGCCCGGGTGGTGGTGCTCGAAGACGTGGTGACCACGGGGGGGTCGAGCCTCCAGGCGGTCGAGCGGGTGGAGTCCGAGGGCTACCGGGTGCTCGGCGTCCTGGCCCTGGTGGACCGGCAGGAGGGCGGCCGGGAGGCCCTGGAGGGCCGGGGGTACCGCTTCGAGGCCCTCTTCACCAAGGCAGAGGTCCGGGGGAGGCGGGACGCGGAGGAAGACGCATGACCCGGCCGAGAGGGCGTTTCCCGGCGTTCCTCGTCGCGGCGGCACTTCTGGCCGGCGCCGGGTGCGCGTACGGCCCCGAAGACATCCGGGTCACCCGGGGCTTTGCCTCGCCCGCAACGGCCTACGGCGCCCTGCTCCCCCGCCACACCCGCAGCGCCGAGCTCTACGACGCCCTCGACACGGTGGCCAAAGGCTGGGCCACGTGGAAGTCACCCCAGCTCCGGTCCGCCCTCGCCGAAACGAGCATCGCGGCGTACCGCCTCGAGGGGGACGCCGCCCGCACCTTGCGGCTCGAGGAAGAGCGGGCCGGCCGGAGGGTGAGGGAGTTCCACCTGGCCCTTTACACCCCCAAGAAGGACTGGAACGACCTGGAATCGGCCCACACCCTATGGCGGGTCTACCTGACCCTGCCCGGGGGCGAGCGCTCCGAGCCGGTCCGGGTCATCTACCTTCCCAAGTCCGACAAGAGCGCCGTGGAGCACCCTTACGTCACCCGCTGGACCCGGGAGTACTCCCTGCTCTTCCCCATCCTCGACGGCACCCGGGCGGACCTGCCGCCCACCCTGGTGCTCACCGGCCCCCTGGGAACCCTGCGCTTCGCGTTCTAGCGGCAGAGCGCTTTGCCGAACGGGCAACGGACGTTGCTCTGCCTGTCCCTCTCTCGTTCGAAATCGGTATCGGTATCGCAATCGGGATCGGGGTCGGGGTCGAAACCGACTTCGATTTGGATTGCGAGGGCGAGGGGGGAGAACTCCCCGCCGTCCCTCGGCAATGGGGTTGCCCCTCACCTCGTCCGTCACTCCAGGGGCCGGAATCCCCCGCGGGTCCGATCCCACTCGTAGTCCCGCGCCCCCCACAGCGCCCGCAGGTCCGCCGGGTCGAGCCCCAGCCCGTGGGCGCCCTCCAGACGTTCCAGGGCGTCGAGCACCTCGGCGTCGCTGATCTGGAAATCGGCGTTGTGATCGGCCCAGTGTACGAACTCGAGGTCGATCCGGCCCTCGCCCCGCACGGCGCTGCTCCCGTCATCCGCCCCGGGGGTCACTACCTCCCCGAAAAACCGGTGCGCCGATCCCTCCGTCCCTCCGGGCGGGGCTCGGACCAGGTAGGCGACCCGACCTCCACCATCCTCCAGGGTGAGAATCCACTTGATCGTTCCGTCCGGGGCCGGCCCCTGGTCGGGGGAAGGCTCCGCCCCCAAGAGCGCCCACCCCGGCGGCAGGGTCTCCCGCAGGATCACCCTTTGCCCAACCCCCGAGACCGCACGCAGGTGAACCACTACGGGAACCTCGGTTCCCGGGGGCGTGTAGAGAGGAAGCCGGCGCTGGCCCTCCACCACGAAGGGCGCCGGTCCCGCAGCGCGCCAGAGCGTCCAGAGCCCCAGGAGGACGAGGACCGCCACCCCGCCTACCCAGGGCCAGAGACGGGGTCGAGGACGCCCCTCCCCTTCTTCCTGAGCCTCGGGAGCCGCCGGGGCTGCGGAAGCGCCTTCCGGCGCGGCAGGCTCCTCCTGGAGAATTGAATCCAGGTCCACTTCCAGGGCGTCGGCCAAGGCTTGGGCGTTCTCGCGCTTTACGGCGGGGGTGCGGTTGTTCTCCCAGCGGCTCACGGTGTCCACGCTCACACGGGCCACCTCGGCCACGTAGAGCTGGGTGAGCCCTTTCGACTCCCTGAGGAGGCGCACTTTCTCACCGTCGAGCCGCACCGTGGGCGGTTTGCGAAGCAACAGGGTCATGGCTCCCCTTGGTCCGTGCGTCATCGGCCGTGCCGCAAGAGATCGGAAACCTAGCAGACTCCCGCGCCGAAGTCACCCCCGGGCGCCGCGCCCGATTCTCCACGGGGCTCGGGCGACCCGGCACGGGCCCGGGACAGATCCGACACGGCCCCGACGCGGCCCGGCACAAGGCCGTATGCCCCCCGATGCGGCTAGCGAACGCGGCGCGCGGGCCGTATAGAGGGGGCAGAGGGCGGAATCGGCCGCCCCGGTTTTCCACCAAGGAGGCAGACCATGAACCGACGCATCCTCGCAACCGCCCTCATCGCCGCAGCCCTTGCCGCCGCCGCATGGGCGGCGAGCCCGCCCCCGGAGCCCGCTCCGGTAACCAACTTCGGCAAGAAGGCCCCGGTGGTCTTCGACCACAGCCAGCACGCGGGCGAGGGGTTCACCTGCGTCCAGTGTCACCACAACGAGGCCGAGGGCACGTTCCGGTGCGGCTCGTGCCACACCCTGGAAGGGGAAGGAGACGTCCTCAAGATCCGCGACGCCTTCCACGGCAAAGACGTGGGCAAGTGTTGGGGCTGCCACCTGGCGCCCGACGCCGGCACCAAGCTCAAGTGCAGCGATTGCCACAAGGAGTGAGCAGGAGCGGCGTCAGCCGTTGGCTCGGGGAGGGCGGCCCCACGGGGGGTCGCCCTTCACCTTCCAACCGGGACCCGCCACGGACGATTCGCGACACGATGCGTGCGCCTGCTCCCCACCAACGACGCGCAACCTGCACGGTTCGGCGTGCAGCGGACGCACGACGACGGCCCAGACCGGACGCGGGCAGGATATTGACACGCCCATGGACGGGGTAGATAATCAGCAGCCCTTGATCGGGGCCCATAGCTCAGCTGGTGAGAGCTGCCGGCTCATAACCGGTCGGTCCCTGGTTCGAATCCAGGTGGGCCCACCATCCCCGCCCACCTCCTGTGCGGTGTTTGCTGCGTACCCATGCTCGAGACCGGAGAACCACAACGCGGAGAGGTCGCCTCCTAGATGGTTGTCACCATCGAGGACGTGGCCCGAGCCCTGGAGGAACTCGCCCCGCCAGGGCTCGCGGAACCCTGGGACCGCTGCGGGCTCCAGGTGGGCGATCCCCGGGCGCCGGTCCACGCGGTCCTGGTGGCTCTGGACCCCTCCCCCCAGGCTCTCTCCGAAGCCCTTCGCCGCCGAGCCCAGCTCCTCGTCACCCACCACCCCCTGCTGCTCGAACCCCCTGCCAGTCTCGATCTCTCCACTCCGCTGCCCCGCCTCCTGGCCGACTTCATCCGCTCCGACGTGGGGGTGTACGCCGCCCACACGAGCCTGGACCGTGCCCCGGGTGGCGTCAACGATGCCCTGGCACGGTGCCTGGGGCTCGGCGAGGTGCGCTGCCTCGGTTCGGGGGAGACCCTGTACAAGCTCGTGGTCACCATTCCCCTGGGGTACGAGGACCCGGTGCGCCGCGCGCTGGCCGCAGCCGGCGCGGGGAAGATCGGCAAGTATGAGGGCTGCGGCTTCGGATGCCGCGGAATGGGGGTATTCGTGCCACGGGAGGGGGCCCGGCCCTTCCTGGGCGAGCCCGGGAAGGAAGAGCGGGCGGACGAGACCCGCTGGGAAGTCGTGGTGCGCCGCAGCGCGCTGCCGGGTGCGCTGGCCGCGGTGCGCCGCGAGCACCCGTACGAAGAACCGGCGGTGGACGTGTACGCGCTGGAAGGGACCGTCTCGGAGGGAGGGCTCGGCCGCTGGGGGGTCCTTCCGGCACCGCGGACCCTGGGAGAGTGGGCGCGCGATGTGGCCCAAGTTCTCGGGGCAGGTTCGGCGCGCCTGGTGGGCGACCCACGGGCGGTGGTGGAGCGGGTGGGGGTGTGCGGCGGAAGCGGCACCTCCCTTTGGCCCCAGGCCGTGGCCGCAGGGGTTCAGGTGCTCGTGACGGGCGACGTCAAGTACCACGCGGCCCTCGAGGCTCGGCAGGCCGGGTTGGCCCTGCTCGACGTGGGCCACGCCCCGAGCGAACGGGTGGCGATCGACGTCGTGG comes from Thermodesulfobacteriota bacterium and encodes:
- the pyrE gene encoding orotate phosphoribosyltransferase; translated protein: MEPSLDQLKEELLALLREKSYQERPVTLASGRRSNFYVDGKQTALHPRGAYLIGRLFWERLGTFGAVDAVGGPTLGADPLATATSLVSGLQGAGLPAFIVRKEPKGHGTQSWIEGKQNLAPGARVVVLEDVVTTGGSSLQAVERVESEGYRVLGVLALVDRQEGGREALEGRGYRFEALFTKAEVRGRRDAEEDA
- a CDS encoding helix-turn-helix domain-containing protein; its protein translation is MTLLLRKPPTVRLDGEKVRLLRESKGLTQLYVAEVARVSVDTVSRWENNRTPAVKRENAQALADALEVDLDSILQEEPAAPEGASAAPAAPEAQEEGEGRPRPRLWPWVGGVAVLVLLGLWTLWRAAGPAPFVVEGQRRLPLYTPPGTEVPVVVHLRAVSGVGQRVILRETLPPGWALLGAEPSPDQGPAPDGTIKWILTLEDGGGRVAYLVRAPPGGTEGSAHRFFGEVVTPGADDGSSAVRGEGRIDLEFVHWADHNADFQISDAEVLDALERLEGAHGLGLDPADLRALWGARDYEWDRTRGGFRPLE
- a CDS encoding cytochrome c3 family protein, with the translated sequence MNRRILATALIAAALAAAAWAASPPPEPAPVTNFGKKAPVVFDHSQHAGEGFTCVQCHHNEAEGTFRCGSCHTLEGEGDVLKIRDAFHGKDVGKCWGCHLAPDAGTKLKCSDCHKE
- a CDS encoding Nif3-like dinuclear metal center hexameric protein, with the translated sequence MVVTIEDVARALEELAPPGLAEPWDRCGLQVGDPRAPVHAVLVALDPSPQALSEALRRRAQLLVTHHPLLLEPPASLDLSTPLPRLLADFIRSDVGVYAAHTSLDRAPGGVNDALARCLGLGEVRCLGSGETLYKLVVTIPLGYEDPVRRALAAAGAGKIGKYEGCGFGCRGMGVFVPREGARPFLGEPGKEERADETRWEVVVRRSALPGALAAVRREHPYEEPAVDVYALEGTVSEGGLGRWGVLPAPRTLGEWARDVAQVLGAGSARLVGDPRAVVERVGVCGGSGTSLWPQAVAAGVQVLVTGDVKYHAALEARQAGLALLDVGHAPSERVAIDVVVAHLASWAGRSGVGLEVSAFREADPFLPVEISGGPRGARCEKTLL